AGCGTGCGCTCGGCCATGGGCGCGCCGCTGATGGGCTCGGACGGCGCCGTGCTCGGCCTCATCTACGTGGACAACCTCACGTCCACCCACGCCTTCACCGACGAGGACCTGGAGTTCCTCATCGCGTTCTCCGGCGTCGCGTCGGTCGCGATGGAGAACAGCCAGCTGTCCGACCGGATCCGGCGCGAGGCGCTGGTCCTGTCGAACTTCCAGCGCTACTTCTCGCCCGATCTGGCCAAGCAGATCGCGGAGCACGGGGAGGAGGTCAAGCTGGGCGGCGACAAGCGGCCGGTGGTGATCCTGTTCTCGGACATCCGCGGCTTCACGCCGATGTCGGAGAAGATGGAGCCCGACGACGTCGCGCAGCTCCTGCGGGAGTACTTCACCGAGATGGTGGAGATCATCTTCCGCAACGGCGGCACGCTGGACAAGTTCATCGGCGACGCGATCATGGCCCTGTGGGGCGCGCCGCTGTCGATGGCCGACGACGCGGACAAGGCGATGGCGGCGGCGATCGAGATGCAGCAGGCCCTGGTGCAGCTGAACCAGCACTGGGAGGCCGGCGGCAAGCCCGCGGTGAACATCGGGATCGGCATCAACTTCGGCGAGGTGTTCGCGGGCAACGTCGGCAGCGAGCAGCGGCTGGAGTACACCGTCCTCGGCGACGCGGTCAACACGGCCTCCCGGCTGTGCTCCAAGGCCGCCAAGGGCGAGATCATGATCTCGGAGCCGTTGTACAAGCGGCTGAAGAAGCCGCCCGCGGTCGAGGCCCGCGAGCCGATCCCGCTCAAGGGCAAGTCGAAGCCCGTCGCCAACTACCTCGCCAAGTACTGATTGCCCGCACCGGCGCTCCCCCCGGATTTCGAAACCTGGACCTTCGAGGGCGGCGCGGCCGCGGCGCGGCGCGACGTCGCCGCGGCCGTGCGGCAGGCGCTGGCCTCGGCCGGCACGCTGTACGCGTGGGCGGCGGCGCGGCCCGGGCGCGCCACCTACATCGGGCGCGGCGAGGCGTACGGCGTGGCGCTCGGCGGAACGTCCGCCGTGGTGCGCCACGCCCGGCACGGCGGGCTGTTCGCGCCGCTGCTGGGTGACCGGTTCTGGGGCCGGCCCCGCTTCGAGCGCGAGGCCGAGCTGTCGCGCCGGCTCGCCGAGGGCGGGGTCAGCACGCCCGCGGTCCTCGCCGGCGTGCGCTACGGCGCCGGCTTCGGGCATCGCGCCGACGTCGCCACCGAGCAGGTGGCCGGCATCGACCTGGTCGAGCTGTTCTTCGGCGCTCGGCCGCCGGCCGGCGCGGCGCGCACGGCCGTGCTGGACGTCCTGGGGCGCCTGGTGCGCCGGCTCCACGATCTCGGCTGGGTGCACCCGGACCTGCAGCTTCGCAACCTGGTGGTGAGCGCTCCCGGCGCGGGCGCTCCCCGCGCCTGGCTCATCGACGTGGACACCTGCCGCCCGATGCGCGGCGACGGCGACGCCGAGCGCGCCCGCAACCTCGCGCGCTTCCAGCGCTCGTGGGACAAGTGGAACGCGATCCGGGGCGAGCATCTCACGGGCGCCGACCGGGCGCTGTTCAGCGTCGCCTACCTCACGGGGGAGCCGTGAAGCCGCTGCCTCCCTGGACGGGCGGCCGTCTCGGCATCGTGATGATGAGCGCGCTGGGCGACGCGGTGCACGTGCTGCCGCTGCTGGACGCCCTCAAGCGTCACGCGCCCGCCACCCACGTCACCTGGGTGCTGCAGCCGGGGCCCGCGCTGATGGTCCGGGGCCACCCGCTGGTGGACGACGTCGTCGTCTTCCAGCGCGCGCTCGGGCTCGGCGCCTATGCCGACGTGCGGCGCCAGCTCAAGGCGCGGCCGTTCGACCTGCTGCTCAACCTCCAGGTGTACTTCAAGGCGGGCATCGTCACCCGGCTGGCGCGGGCCCCGGTCAAGCTCGGCTTCGACTTCGCGCGCTCGCGCGACGGCAACTGGCTGTTCACCACGCACCGGATCCCGCCGCACCCGCCGCAGCACGTCCAGGACCAGTACTTCGAGTTCATCGAATGCCTCGGCGTGCCGCACGGCGAGCCGCGCTGGAACCTCGGGCCGAACGGGGAGGAGCGCGCGGCCGCCCACGCGCTCGTGGCCGACGCCGGGAACGGGCCCCTGGTGGGGCTGGTGGTCGCCTCCAGCAAGCGGGAAAAGAACTGGATGCCGGAGCGCTACGCCCAGACGGCGACCGCTCTGGTGCGCGAGACCGGGGCGCGCTGCGTGCTGCTGGGCGGCACCACGGCCATCGAGCGGGAGGCCGCCGATGGCATTCTGGAGCGCGCCGGCGGGCAGCCCATCGACGCGCTCGGGAGCGGGCTCAGAACGCTGCTCGGCCTGATCGACGCCTGCGACGTCGTGATCTCGCCGGACACCGGCCCGCTGCACATGGCGGTCGCGATGAACGTGCCGGCGGTCGGGCTGTACGGCTACAACAACCCGAAGCGGGTGGGGCCGTACCGGCGGTTCACGGACCTGCTGGTAGACGCCTACGGCGATCCCGGCGAGGACTACCCGGTTTCGATGGAGCACCGCCTGGGGCGGATGGCGCGGATCCGGACGGAGGACGTGGTCGAGAAGGTGCGGCTGGCCCTGGCGCGCTACGCGCAGGGCCCTCCGTGGCGGCGGGCTAGAGCGCCGGCGTGACCTTCCCGAACCGGTAGCGCAGACCGACCCGGCCGAGCAGGTCCACCAGCAGGCCGAGCGCCAGTCCCATCACCGTGAAGTAGTCGCCCTCGATCCGCTCGACCAGCACCGCGCCGTAGCCCTGGACGCCGTAGGCGCCGGCCTTGTCCAGCGGCTCGCCGGTCGCGAGGTACTCGCCGATCGTTGCGTCGTCCAGCGCGCGGAACCTCACCCGCGTGCGCGAGGTGCCCGAGGCGGCCTTCCCGTCGTACGCGACCGCCACGCCGGTGAACACCTCGTGCTCGCGGCCCGCGAGGCGGCGCAGCATCGCGCCCGCCTCCGTGGCGTCGGCGGGCTTGCCCAGAATCGCGCCGTCCACGACCACGATGGTATCGGCCCCGATCGCCACGGCGCCCGCCCGCACGCGCGCCGCCGCCTTTTCGCGCGCCAGCCGCTCGGCGTGGGCCGCCGGCGGCTCGCCGTTGCGCCACGTCTCGTCGAGATCGGCGGGGGCCACTTCGAAGTCCAGCCCCAGCAGCGTCAGCAGCTCGCGGCGGCGGGGCGAGGACGACGCGAGCACGATCGGCACCCCGTGGCCGGCACTCACCACTCGCTTCTCACCGCTCACCTCGCCCTCTCACTCTTCACCCCGCCTTCTCACCTCTCACCCCGCACCTCTCACGCCTTCTCGAGTACCAGCGTCACCGGCCCCTCGTTCACCATCTCCACCTCCATCATCGCGCCGAACCGCCCGGTCTCGACCGGCAGCCCGCGCTCCCGCAGCATCGCCACGAACCGGTCGTACAGCGCCTCCGCCTCCCCGGGCGGCGCCGCGCCGACGAACGAGGGCCGCCGGCCCTTCGACGCGTCGCCGTACAGCGTGAACTGCGAGATCACCAGGACGCCGCCCCCCACCTCGGCCAGGGGCAGGTTCATCTTGCCTTCCGCGTCGCCGAACACCCGCAGCCCCGCGATCTTGTCCGCCATCCACGCCAGGGCCGGCTCGGCGTCGCCCGGTGCGAAGCCCGCCAGCACGACGAAGCCGCGCCCGATCCCGCCGACGGTCTGGCCGTCGACGCGGACCGCGGCGCGGCTCACGCGCTGCAGCACCACCCGCACGGGCTACTCGACCGTCACGCTCTTGGCCAGGTTGCGCGGCTGGTCCACGTTGCAGCCCCGCCGCACGGCGATGTGGTACGCGAACAGCTGCAGCGGGACCGAGCTGAGGATGGGCGTCAGGAAGTCGAGCGTCTCGGGGATGGCGATGGCGTGGTCCACCAGCGCCGTGATCTCGCTGTCGCCTTCGGTGACGACCGCGATCACCTGGCCGCCGCGCGCCCGCACCTCCTCGATGTTGGACACGATCTTGGCGTGCACCGCGTCGCGCGGGGCGACGAACACCACCGGCATCAGCTCGTCGATCAGCGCGATGGGGCCGTGCTTCATCTCCGCCGCGGGGTAGCCCTCCGCGTGGATGTACGAGATCTCCTTGAGCTTGAGCGCGCCCTCGAGCGCCACCGGGAAGTTGTAGCCCCGGCCGAGGTAGAGGACGTTGGAGGCCCGGGTGTAGCGCTCCGCCAGCTCCTCGATCGCCCGCCGCTTGGCGAGCACCGCCTCCAGCTGCTCGGGCAGCTTGCGCAGCGCCTTCACGATCTCGCGACCCTGGAGGATCGACAGCGAGCGCAGCCGGCCCAGGTACAAGGTGAACAGCGCCAGCGCGGCGATCTGGCTGGTGAACGCCTTGGTGGAGGCGACGCCGATCTCGGGTCCCGCGTGGAGATAGATCCCGCCGTCGGTCTCGCGCGCGATGGTGCTCCCCACCACGTTCACGATGCCCAGCGTGTGGGCGCCCCGCCGCTTCGCCTCGCGCAGCGCGGCGAGCGTGTCGGCGGTCTCGCCGGACTGCGAGATCACGATCACCAGGGTGTGCTCGTCGACCAGCGGATTGCGGTAGCGGAACTCGGACGCGTACTCGACCTCCACCGGCAGCCGGACCAGCTCCTCCAGCATGTACTCGCCCACGAGCGCCGCGTGCCACGAGGTGCCGCAGGCG
This portion of the Gemmatimonadales bacterium genome encodes:
- a CDS encoding adenylate/guanylate cyclase domain-containing protein, with protein sequence MSDGFKLVSTAGDQSIDVKPGVTLVVGRAVNSDIPIYEPTISRQHAQLSAEDGGVRVKDLGSANGTFLNGSRVSDTLAVPNDVLTFGKVAFYVREHAKTAAQPKDAGFAVPKPAGATIVRQLPVGEVSGVIESPLKRTGKAAAAAAPTAEATAEPAAARSAKKLELLLEISKQLSRQLEVDKLLESVVDFTFQVMDVDRCSILLCEKTTGDLVPRISKSRLGEGSASARHVPQSIARKAVSERVAILTDNAAEDERFKGKSILLQSVRSAMGAPLMGSDGAVLGLIYVDNLTSTHAFTDEDLEFLIAFSGVASVAMENSQLSDRIRREALVLSNFQRYFSPDLAKQIAEHGEEVKLGGDKRPVVILFSDIRGFTPMSEKMEPDDVAQLLREYFTEMVEIIFRNGGTLDKFIGDAIMALWGAPLSMADDADKAMAAAIEMQQALVQLNQHWEAGGKPAVNIGIGINFGEVFAGNVGSEQRLEYTVLGDAVNTASRLCSKAAKGEIMISEPLYKRLKKPPAVEAREPIPLKGKSKPVANYLAKY
- a CDS encoding lipopolysaccharide kinase InaA family protein; translated protein: MPAPALPPDFETWTFEGGAAAARRDVAAAVRQALASAGTLYAWAAARPGRATYIGRGEAYGVALGGTSAVVRHARHGGLFAPLLGDRFWGRPRFEREAELSRRLAEGGVSTPAVLAGVRYGAGFGHRADVATEQVAGIDLVELFFGARPPAGAARTAVLDVLGRLVRRLHDLGWVHPDLQLRNLVVSAPGAGAPRAWLIDVDTCRPMRGDGDAERARNLARFQRSWDKWNAIRGEHLTGADRALFSVAYLTGEP
- a CDS encoding glycosyltransferase family 9 protein, which codes for MKPLPPWTGGRLGIVMMSALGDAVHVLPLLDALKRHAPATHVTWVLQPGPALMVRGHPLVDDVVVFQRALGLGAYADVRRQLKARPFDLLLNLQVYFKAGIVTRLARAPVKLGFDFARSRDGNWLFTTHRIPPHPPQHVQDQYFEFIECLGVPHGEPRWNLGPNGEERAAAHALVADAGNGPLVGLVVASSKREKNWMPERYAQTATALVRETGARCVLLGGTTAIEREAADGILERAGGQPIDALGSGLRTLLGLIDACDVVISPDTGPLHMAVAMNVPAVGLYGYNNPKRVGPYRRFTDLLVDAYGDPGEDYPVSMEHRLGRMARIRTEDVVEKVRLALARYAQGPPWRRARAPA
- a CDS encoding Maf family protein, whose amino-acid sequence is MSAGHGVPIVLASSSPRRRELLTLLGLDFEVAPADLDETWRNGEPPAAHAERLAREKAAARVRAGAVAIGADTIVVVDGAILGKPADATEAGAMLRRLAGREHEVFTGVAVAYDGKAASGTSRTRVRFRALDDATIGEYLATGEPLDKAGAYGVQGYGAVLVERIEGDYFTVMGLALGLLVDLLGRVGLRYRFGKVTPAL
- the dtd gene encoding D-aminoacyl-tRNA deacylase; the encoded protein is MRVVLQRVSRAAVRVDGQTVGGIGRGFVVLAGFAPGDAEPALAWMADKIAGLRVFGDAEGKMNLPLAEVGGGVLVISQFTLYGDASKGRRPSFVGAAPPGEAEALYDRFVAMLRERGLPVETGRFGAMMEVEMVNEGPVTLVLEKA
- the glmS gene encoding glutamine--fructose-6-phosphate transaminase (isomerizing), translating into MCGIVGYVGPRKALPVLLEGLKRLEYRGYDSAGVALIVDGRLVVHKSAGKIATLEAQLGRDAQPGTVGIAHTRWATHGAPTSKNAHPHTDCAGQIAVAHNGIIENHTSLRQMLVAKGHRFASETDTETLAHLIEQFYQGSLEQAVAAALQEVEGTYGIVVISTKEPSTIVAARSGSPLLLGIGNGENFVASDPSAVLAYTRSVVYLDEGNLAVVTPAGYQVKDRHAVPLSKEVSQIEWDLATIERGGFPHFMLKEICEQPESIRNVLRGHLLEEEGGARLGGLNLSHEALAGINRIVLTACGTSWHAALVGEYMLEELVRLPVEVEYASEFRYRNPLVDEHTLVIVISQSGETADTLAALREAKRRGAHTLGIVNVVGSTIARETDGGIYLHAGPEIGVASTKAFTSQIAALALFTLYLGRLRSLSILQGREIVKALRKLPEQLEAVLAKRRAIEELAERYTRASNVLYLGRGYNFPVALEGALKLKEISYIHAEGYPAAEMKHGPIALIDELMPVVFVAPRDAVHAKIVSNIEEVRARGGQVIAVVTEGDSEITALVDHAIAIPETLDFLTPILSSVPLQLFAYHIAVRRGCNVDQPRNLAKSVTVE